A single region of the Austwickia chelonae genome encodes:
- a CDS encoding pyridoxamine 5'-phosphate oxidase family protein — translation MSEQTLEILDEDRCWELLEAHEYGRLAFAVANDPDICPVNYHAQGRKLYVCTSAGSKLLGVTINHKIAFEFDQIRPQEAVSVILYGTVRELESPEEREFFESLPLRPWVATEKYHYLEISGDEISGRRFRLGGEPAA, via the coding sequence ATGAGCGAACAGACCTTGGAGATCCTCGATGAGGACCGTTGTTGGGAATTGCTCGAGGCGCACGAATACGGTCGGCTGGCCTTCGCGGTGGCGAACGACCCCGATATCTGTCCGGTGAACTATCACGCCCAGGGCCGCAAGCTCTACGTGTGTACATCGGCGGGGTCGAAACTCCTGGGCGTCACGATCAATCACAAGATCGCCTTCGAGTTCGACCAGATCCGTCCGCAGGAGGCGGTCAGTGTCATCCTCTACGGCACAGTGCGGGAACTGGAGTCCCCCGAGGAACGTGAGTTCTTCGAAAGCTTGCCGCTCCGTCCCTGGGTGGCCACCGAGAAGTATCACTATCTGGAGATCTCTGGGGACGAGATCAGCGGGCGACGGTTCCGGCTGGGTGGAGAACCCGCAGCGTGA
- the smpB gene encoding SsrA-binding protein SmpB, with translation MAKEKGTHVIARNRKARHDYHIESTVEAGIVLQGTEVKSLRMGRASLVDGFASISDGEIWLEGVHIPEYSQGTWTNHAARRKRKLLMHRIEIDKLTAKSRETGYTLVPLSLYFKDGRAKAEIALAKGKREYDKRHALRERQDRREAERAMSLRQAR, from the coding sequence GTGGCCAAGGAAAAAGGCACCCACGTGATTGCGCGTAACCGTAAAGCGCGCCATGACTACCACATCGAGTCCACGGTGGAGGCAGGCATCGTTCTGCAGGGCACTGAGGTCAAATCGCTCCGCATGGGGAGAGCTTCCTTGGTCGATGGTTTCGCCTCTATCTCTGATGGCGAGATCTGGCTGGAAGGGGTCCACATCCCTGAGTACAGCCAGGGCACCTGGACGAACCATGCGGCTCGGCGCAAACGCAAGCTCCTGATGCATCGCATCGAGATCGACAAACTCACGGCGAAGAGCCGGGAGACCGGTTACACCCTGGTTCCTCTCTCGTTGTACTTCAAGGACGGACGGGCAAAAGCCGAGATCGCGTTGGCCAAGGGGAAACGCGAGTACGACAAGAGGCACGCGCTGCGGGAGCGGCAGGACCGCCGTGAGGCCGAGCGTGCCATGTCTCTGCGGCAGGCTCGGTAA
- a CDS encoding M23 family metallopeptidase, which yields MNSRTTRASRMSPSPSRVSRLACVAVLGLTIGITVPGAHADDAGQVQNQLEASRSKLANLSARSQQAVLALQETQAGLAAAQGELAAAQAQEAAAVTRKAQIDADLVTAKQEEADGLARIAAIQAEQSRNTDIRNNIARQAYEGTGLERIAAVLNTGKAQELADNMYVAEKVNDSQNALLDELAKQKAIADAEQAKLAETRRRIASLQLQAEAAVAQAAEAHRAAEQTRVQLAALESKQQAAAAAVAAQRGEEEERVAQLQAESSRIQAELAARSSGGGGGGSAPVSPPRGSGRLQVPVAGPVTSEFGPRVNPVLGTSELHTGMDIGAPCGAPVHASESGNVIRAGVMGGYGNAIWVDHGGGLVTTYNHMSGYVRKSGSVNRGDLIGYVGTTGLSTGCHMHWEVRVNGAPVNPRGWF from the coding sequence GTGAACAGTCGTACTACTCGGGCCAGCAGAATGTCTCCCTCTCCTTCTCGTGTTTCTCGCCTGGCCTGCGTGGCTGTTCTCGGCCTGACGATCGGGATCACGGTTCCAGGCGCACATGCCGATGACGCCGGCCAGGTGCAGAACCAGCTCGAAGCATCCCGTTCGAAGTTGGCGAACCTCTCCGCCCGGTCGCAACAGGCCGTCCTGGCATTGCAGGAGACCCAAGCTGGGCTCGCTGCAGCGCAAGGGGAACTGGCTGCTGCCCAGGCCCAAGAAGCCGCAGCCGTCACCAGGAAGGCCCAGATCGATGCCGATCTGGTGACCGCCAAGCAGGAAGAAGCCGACGGGCTTGCTCGAATTGCGGCGATCCAAGCAGAACAGTCCCGTAATACCGACATCCGTAACAACATCGCTCGCCAGGCCTATGAAGGGACCGGGCTGGAGCGGATCGCAGCGGTGCTCAACACGGGTAAGGCCCAGGAGCTCGCAGACAATATGTACGTCGCTGAGAAGGTCAACGACAGCCAGAACGCGCTCCTTGACGAGCTGGCCAAACAGAAGGCCATCGCCGACGCCGAGCAGGCCAAATTGGCCGAGACCCGTCGCCGGATCGCTTCCTTGCAGCTCCAAGCTGAGGCTGCGGTCGCTCAGGCAGCAGAAGCGCACCGGGCGGCAGAACAGACTCGAGTACAGCTGGCCGCGCTGGAATCCAAGCAACAGGCTGCCGCCGCTGCGGTCGCGGCCCAGCGTGGCGAGGAGGAGGAGCGGGTCGCCCAGCTGCAGGCCGAGAGCAGCCGCATCCAGGCCGAGTTGGCCGCTCGCAGCAGCGGGGGAGGCGGCGGAGGCTCGGCGCCGGTGTCGCCGCCTCGAGGTTCGGGTCGATTGCAGGTTCCGGTGGCCGGGCCGGTCACCTCGGAGTTCGGTCCTCGGGTCAACCCGGTCCTGGGAACCTCCGAGCTGCACACCGGTATGGACATCGGCGCTCCTTGCGGTGCACCGGTCCACGCATCGGAGAGTGGCAACGTGATCCGCGCCGGGGTGATGGGCGGATACGGGAACGCCATCTGGGTCGACCACGGTGGCGGACTGGTCACCACTTACAACCACATGTCGGGCTACGTTCGCAAGAGCGGGAGCGTCAACCGGGGCGACCTCATCGGTTACGTCGGGACCACCGGCTTGTCCACCGGCTGCCACATGCACTGGGAAGTTCGGGTGAACGGGGCCCCGGTGAACCCGCGCGGTTGGTTCTGA
- the ftsX gene encoding permease-like cell division protein FtsX — protein MRPMFLLGEAWTGIRRSASMAISIMIVTAVSLLFFGVGLLAQRQVETAKGYWYDKVEVSIFLCTKNSSEQNCKREAVTQEEANRIGADLAAMKPVVKEVTFESQDEAYLRFKEQFTNPAFADTPKEAIPPAFRVKLSDPSYYDKVYEAFNGAPGVASVKDIRAILQPLFRVMDMLRYGAWALSGLMMVCTVLLTATTIRQVAWSRRREVAIKRVVGASKAAIQLPFMLETVSAVLAGVALAVVSLWAVVRFGVVQLATRFQDFRWVDVGDAWVVAPWMLVLGVAVGFVVSWLALIRYVRV, from the coding sequence ATGAGGCCGATGTTCCTGTTGGGTGAGGCATGGACGGGGATCCGTCGTAGTGCTTCGATGGCCATTTCGATCATGATCGTGACGGCGGTTTCTCTACTGTTCTTCGGGGTGGGTCTGCTCGCTCAACGTCAGGTGGAGACCGCCAAAGGATATTGGTACGACAAAGTCGAGGTCTCGATCTTCTTGTGCACGAAGAACTCCAGTGAGCAGAATTGCAAGCGGGAGGCCGTGACTCAGGAGGAGGCGAACCGTATAGGTGCCGATCTGGCGGCGATGAAACCGGTGGTCAAGGAAGTGACCTTCGAGAGCCAGGACGAGGCTTACCTGCGCTTTAAGGAGCAGTTCACCAATCCCGCTTTCGCGGACACTCCCAAAGAGGCTATTCCCCCGGCTTTTCGCGTGAAGCTCTCCGATCCCAGCTATTACGACAAGGTCTACGAGGCCTTCAATGGTGCGCCGGGCGTGGCATCGGTGAAAGACATCCGGGCCATACTCCAGCCGTTGTTCCGGGTGATGGACATGCTCCGGTACGGGGCCTGGGCGCTCTCAGGTCTGATGATGGTCTGCACAGTCCTGCTGACGGCGACCACCATCCGGCAAGTGGCCTGGAGTCGGCGACGTGAGGTGGCGATCAAGCGGGTCGTCGGGGCGAGTAAGGCTGCCATCCAGCTGCCCTTCATGTTGGAGACGGTCTCGGCTGTCCTGGCCGGTGTCGCTCTGGCGGTCGTCAGCCTGTGGGCCGTGGTGCGCTTCGGGGTCGTCCAGCTCGCCACGCGGTTCCAGGACTTCCGGTGGGTCGACGTGGGGGATGCGTGGGTGGTCGCGCCCTGGATGCTGGTTCTCGGTGTGGCTGTGGGCTTCGTGGTCTCCTGGCTGGCTTTGATCCGGTACGTGCGAGTCTGA
- the ftsE gene encoding cell division ATP-binding protein FtsE: MIDFAGVSKVYGRQQSPALMDVTLRIEKGEFVFLVGASGSGKSTLMRLILCEEKPSSGTIRVTGRDLHTLRRRHVPSLRRDIGMVFQDFRLLPDKTVYQNVAYVMHVLGVRREDVRRRVPEALELVGLSAMHKRLPHELSGGEQQRVAIARAVVKKPTLVLADEPTGNLDPTTSLDIVSLLDEINRSGTTVVMATHDDEIVNQLRKRVLELDRGALVRDQDRGVYGGGSR, translated from the coding sequence ATGATCGACTTCGCCGGCGTCTCCAAGGTCTATGGACGCCAACAGAGCCCTGCACTCATGGATGTGACCTTGAGGATCGAGAAAGGGGAGTTCGTCTTCCTGGTCGGTGCCTCAGGGTCGGGGAAGTCCACTCTCATGCGGTTGATCCTCTGTGAGGAGAAACCCTCGTCGGGCACCATCCGGGTCACCGGACGTGATCTGCATACCCTGCGTAGGCGACATGTCCCGTCGCTGCGTCGTGATATCGGCATGGTGTTCCAGGACTTCCGACTGCTTCCCGACAAGACCGTCTACCAGAACGTTGCCTATGTCATGCACGTTCTGGGTGTGCGTCGGGAGGACGTGAGGCGTCGGGTCCCTGAAGCGCTGGAGCTGGTGGGGTTGTCGGCGATGCACAAGCGGCTCCCGCACGAACTGTCCGGCGGGGAGCAGCAACGTGTCGCGATCGCCCGTGCCGTGGTGAAGAAACCGACCTTGGTGTTGGCGGACGAGCCCACCGGGAACTTGGATCCGACGACGAGTCTGGACATTGTTTCGCTGCTTGACGAGATCAATCGTTCCGGTACGACGGTCGTGATGGCCACCCATGACGACGAGATCGTCAACCAGCTGCGCAAACGGGTGTTGGAGCTCGATCGTGGAGCGCTTGTCCGAGACCAGGACCGAGGGGTTTACGGGGGCGGTTCCCGGTGA
- a CDS encoding methylmalonyl-CoA carboxytransferase subunit 5S: protein MTRQIGVTELALRDAHQSLMATRMAMEDMVDACADIDQAGYWSVECWGGATFDACIRFLNEDPWERLRTFRKLMPNSKLQMLLRGQNLLGYRHYGDDVVDHFVEKAAENGMDVFRVFDALNDPRNLERAMAAVKKTGKHAQGTICYTTSPLHNVEGYVQLARELRDMGADSLALKDMAALLKPQPAYDIVKAIKAEMPDMQINIHCHATTGVTLVSLMKGIEAGADVVDAAISSLSLGPGHNPTESVQEMLEGTGYIADLDKELLRRIKDHFAEVKPKYQHFMSSFNVETDIFDSQIPGGMISNMESQLKQQGAGDKLREVLEEVPRVREAAGFPPLVTPSSQIVGTQAVFNVLMGEYKVLTAEFADLMLGYYGHTLGDYDPAVVEKAKAQTGKEPIEVRPADLIPAEWDALKEEAAGVEGFDGTDEDVLTYAMFPKVAPGFFKTRPEGPKSVAKDPAEIEAEKLAAAGDGKTGPVRGPIKYEITVDGRKHSVGVKPA, encoded by the coding sequence ATGACGCGACAGATCGGTGTGACAGAGCTCGCCCTCCGGGACGCGCACCAGAGCCTGATGGCGACTCGCATGGCCATGGAAGACATGGTCGATGCCTGCGCCGACATCGACCAGGCCGGGTACTGGAGTGTGGAATGTTGGGGCGGGGCAACCTTCGACGCCTGCATCCGCTTCCTCAACGAAGACCCGTGGGAACGCTTGAGGACCTTCCGCAAACTCATGCCCAACAGCAAGCTGCAGATGCTGCTCCGCGGGCAGAACCTCCTGGGATATCGCCACTACGGTGACGATGTCGTCGACCACTTCGTGGAGAAGGCCGCCGAAAACGGCATGGACGTCTTCCGGGTCTTCGACGCCCTCAACGACCCCCGCAACCTCGAACGAGCGATGGCTGCGGTCAAGAAAACCGGCAAGCACGCCCAAGGCACCATCTGCTACACCACCAGCCCGCTGCACAACGTCGAGGGATACGTTCAGCTCGCCCGCGAACTGCGCGACATGGGCGCCGACTCCCTGGCGCTGAAGGACATGGCCGCGCTGCTCAAGCCGCAGCCCGCCTACGACATCGTCAAGGCCATCAAGGCCGAGATGCCGGACATGCAGATCAACATCCACTGCCATGCCACCACCGGCGTCACCCTCGTCTCCCTGATGAAGGGTATCGAGGCCGGTGCGGATGTGGTCGACGCAGCGATCAGCTCCCTCTCCCTGGGCCCGGGGCACAACCCGACCGAATCCGTCCAGGAGATGCTCGAAGGCACCGGCTACATCGCGGACCTCGACAAGGAACTGCTGCGCCGGATCAAGGATCACTTCGCAGAGGTCAAGCCGAAGTACCAGCACTTCATGTCGTCCTTCAACGTCGAGACCGACATCTTCGACAGCCAGATCCCCGGCGGCATGATCTCCAACATGGAGTCCCAGCTGAAGCAGCAGGGCGCAGGTGACAAACTCCGCGAAGTCCTCGAAGAGGTCCCGCGAGTCCGCGAAGCAGCCGGATTCCCTCCTCTGGTCACCCCATCCAGCCAGATCGTCGGCACCCAGGCCGTCTTCAACGTCCTCATGGGTGAGTACAAGGTACTCACCGCCGAATTCGCCGACCTGATGCTCGGCTACTACGGCCACACCCTGGGTGATTACGACCCCGCGGTCGTCGAGAAGGCCAAGGCCCAGACCGGCAAGGAGCCGATCGAGGTCCGCCCCGCCGACCTGATTCCCGCCGAGTGGGACGCCCTGAAGGAAGAGGCAGCCGGCGTCGAAGGATTCGACGGCACCGACGAAGACGTCCTGACCTACGCCATGTTCCCCAAGGTGGCGCCCGGGTTCTTCAAGACCCGCCCCGAAGGACCCAAGTCGGTCGCCAAGGACCCCGCCGAGATCGAGGCCGAGAAGCTGGCAGCGGCCGGTGACGGCAAGACCGGCCCCGTCCGCGGGCCCATCAAGTACGAGATCACCGTCGACGGCCGCAAGCACTCCGTCGGCGTCAAGCCCGCCTGA
- a CDS encoding acyl-CoA carboxylase subunit beta, with amino-acid sequence MATPKTMQDRIEELRQRRAEVEAGGGEKRHAKQHEAGKMTARERINDLLDPGSFEEIGLFAQHRTTLFGMDKAVMPADGVVTGTGSVLGRPVHFASQDFSVAGGSAGEMHSTKVANSLHSALENGTPFIFINDSGGARVQEGIDSLSGYGKVFFQNVALSGVVPQISIIAGPCAGGAVYSPALTDFIIQTQASRMFITGPDVIKQVTGEQVSAEDLGGPAAHMARSGVTHFVADNDEQAMLIAKKLLSFLPSNNTEEPPFVEGYDTVEPDESLNTIIPEDPKKAYDVREVITKLVDAGDFLEVQAGYAMNIVIGFGRITGRTVGFIANQCNQMSGVLDINSSDKAARFIRFCNAFNIPVVNLVDVPGFLPGTQQEYGGIIRHGAKMLFAYSSATVPKITVVLRKAYGGAYLAMCSKDLGADRVFAWPTAEIAVMGAEGAAGVVFRREIAAAEDPEAKRAELVSLYREAFSTPYVSAARGLVDDIIEPAETRMYLARALEALQNKRDQRPPKKHGLIPL; translated from the coding sequence ATGGCTACTCCCAAGACCATGCAGGACCGCATCGAGGAGCTGCGCCAGCGGCGTGCTGAAGTCGAAGCTGGCGGTGGCGAGAAACGCCACGCCAAGCAGCACGAAGCCGGAAAGATGACGGCTCGCGAGCGTATCAACGACCTGCTCGACCCCGGCAGCTTCGAAGAGATCGGTCTCTTCGCACAACACCGCACCACCCTCTTCGGCATGGACAAGGCCGTCATGCCCGCCGATGGTGTCGTCACCGGCACCGGCAGCGTCCTCGGCCGCCCCGTCCACTTCGCCAGCCAGGACTTCTCCGTGGCCGGTGGATCCGCCGGGGAGATGCACTCCACGAAGGTCGCCAACTCCCTGCACTCCGCATTGGAGAATGGCACCCCCTTCATCTTCATCAACGACTCCGGCGGCGCCCGCGTCCAGGAGGGTATCGACTCTCTCTCGGGCTACGGCAAGGTGTTCTTCCAGAACGTCGCGCTCTCCGGCGTGGTCCCCCAGATCTCGATCATCGCCGGACCGTGCGCCGGTGGCGCGGTCTACTCCCCCGCCTTGACCGACTTCATCATCCAGACACAGGCCTCCCGGATGTTCATCACCGGGCCCGATGTCATCAAGCAGGTCACCGGCGAGCAGGTCAGCGCCGAAGACCTCGGCGGGCCGGCCGCGCACATGGCCCGCTCCGGGGTGACCCACTTCGTCGCCGACAACGACGAGCAGGCCATGCTGATCGCGAAGAAACTGCTCAGCTTCCTGCCCAGCAACAACACCGAAGAACCGCCCTTCGTCGAGGGCTACGACACCGTCGAGCCCGACGAGTCGTTGAACACGATCATCCCTGAAGACCCCAAGAAGGCGTACGACGTCCGTGAGGTCATCACCAAGCTCGTCGACGCCGGAGACTTCCTGGAGGTCCAGGCCGGCTACGCGATGAACATCGTGATCGGATTCGGCCGGATCACCGGTCGCACTGTCGGCTTCATCGCCAACCAGTGCAACCAGATGTCCGGTGTCCTCGACATCAACTCCTCGGACAAGGCCGCCCGGTTCATCCGCTTCTGCAATGCCTTCAACATTCCCGTGGTGAACCTGGTCGACGTGCCCGGCTTCCTCCCCGGAACCCAGCAGGAGTACGGCGGCATCATCCGCCATGGCGCGAAGATGCTCTTCGCCTACTCCTCGGCCACCGTGCCGAAGATCACCGTCGTGCTCCGCAAGGCGTACGGTGGCGCCTACCTGGCCATGTGTTCCAAGGACCTGGGCGCCGACCGTGTCTTCGCCTGGCCCACCGCCGAGATCGCCGTCATGGGTGCCGAGGGTGCTGCAGGCGTCGTCTTCCGTCGGGAGATCGCCGCTGCGGAAGACCCGGAAGCCAAACGCGCCGAGTTGGTCTCGCTCTACCGTGAAGCGTTCAGCACCCCGTACGTTTCTGCGGCACGCGGGCTCGTCGATGACATCATCGAGCCGGCCGAGACGCGGATGTACCTCGCTCGTGCGCTGGAAGCGCTGCAGAACAAGCGCGATCAGCGTCCGCCGAAGAAGCACGGACTCATCCCGCTCTGA
- a CDS encoding biotin/lipoyl-containing protein produces MKLKVTVNGIEYDVDVEVEEDPLPTLGSIMVGSTSAYGVTPTAAKTPASSTNGLTAPISGTVVKILVDEGAEVKGGETLMVLEAMKMETEITAPSDGTVAAIDVAVGEAVQGGQVLIEWA; encoded by the coding sequence ATGAAACTCAAGGTGACCGTCAACGGCATCGAGTACGACGTCGACGTCGAGGTCGAAGAGGATCCGCTGCCCACTCTCGGGTCGATCATGGTGGGGAGCACCTCCGCCTACGGTGTCACGCCCACCGCGGCGAAGACGCCGGCGTCCAGCACGAACGGGTTGACCGCACCCATCTCCGGAACGGTCGTGAAGATCCTGGTGGACGAGGGCGCCGAGGTGAAGGGCGGCGAGACCCTGATGGTCCTCGAAGCCATGAAGATGGAGACCGAGATCACTGCGCCGAGCGATGGGACCGTCGCGGCCATCGATGTGGCTGTCGGTGAAGCGGTCCAGGGCGGCCAGGTCCTGATCGAATGGGCGTGA
- a CDS encoding CPBP family intramembrane glutamic endopeptidase, with protein sequence MSTAERPTGPVLSVVLGVVLLMAAIGLFGGVISVMTGVGKGDSGGSQNFAAQFAGTYTFAFGAAALFLWMKYRERRSFINLGFWNDQVGYRIGRGMLIGIAMTSVVVLSTALVGQATFGSANFSALLPTGLLLIGFLIQGSTEEIFGRGLVLQGVALKWGVPIAMTVQTIYFSLMHGANPGVGLIPLVNLILVGVFLGFWALAENSLWGVCAFHGFWNWSLGNFWGSKVSGQEIQTAFLQFRPTEGASDLLTGGAFGAEGSLITTLVLAAGTAIAYRAYRRDRAARRAVAL encoded by the coding sequence ATGAGCACGGCCGAACGCCCCACCGGGCCTGTTCTCTCGGTCGTGCTCGGCGTTGTTCTCCTGATGGCCGCAATCGGGCTCTTCGGAGGAGTCATCAGCGTGATGACCGGGGTCGGCAAGGGCGACTCCGGTGGATCGCAGAACTTCGCGGCACAGTTCGCAGGTACTTACACCTTTGCCTTCGGAGCCGCAGCACTCTTCCTGTGGATGAAATATCGTGAGCGGCGCTCGTTCATCAACCTGGGGTTCTGGAACGATCAGGTGGGCTACCGGATCGGGCGAGGCATGCTCATCGGGATCGCGATGACTTCCGTTGTGGTCCTTTCCACAGCGCTCGTGGGGCAGGCGACCTTCGGCTCGGCGAATTTCTCGGCATTGCTCCCGACTGGTCTCCTCCTCATCGGCTTCCTGATCCAGGGAAGCACCGAAGAGATTTTCGGACGTGGCCTGGTCCTGCAGGGCGTCGCCCTCAAATGGGGTGTCCCGATCGCGATGACCGTCCAGACCATCTACTTCTCCTTGATGCACGGTGCCAACCCCGGCGTCGGATTGATCCCGTTGGTCAACCTGATCCTGGTCGGGGTCTTCCTGGGATTCTGGGCGCTGGCGGAGAACAGCTTGTGGGGGGTCTGCGCCTTCCACGGCTTCTGGAACTGGTCACTGGGTAACTTCTGGGGGTCGAAGGTCTCCGGGCAAGAGATCCAGACCGCTTTTCTGCAATTCCGCCCGACTGAAGGAGCCAGTGACTTGCTGACCGGGGGTGCTTTCGGTGCTGAAGGCAGCTTGATCACCACGCTGGTGCTGGCAGCTGGAACAGCCATCGCTTATCGGGCCTACCGCCGCGACCGTGCAGCGCGTCGCGCCGTCGCGCTGTGA